A region of Arabidopsis thaliana chromosome 5, partial sequence DNA encodes the following proteins:
- the SBT5.4 gene encoding Subtilase family protein (SBT5.4; FUNCTIONS IN: identical protein binding, serine-type endopeptidase activity; INVOLVED IN: proteolysis, negative regulation of catalytic activity; EXPRESSED IN: 12 plant structures; EXPRESSED DURING: 4 anthesis, C globular stage, petal differentiation and expansion stage; CONTAINS InterPro DOMAIN/s: Protease-associated PA (InterPro:IPR003137), Proteinase inhibitor, propeptide (InterPro:IPR009020), Peptidase S8/S53, subtilisin/kexin/sedolisin (InterPro:IPR000209), Peptidase S8, subtilisin-related (InterPro:IPR015500), Peptidase S8/S53, subtilisin, active site (InterPro:IPR022398), Proteinase inhibitor I9, subtilisin propeptide (InterPro:IPR010259); BEST Arabidopsis thaliana protein match is: Subtilisin-like serine endopeptidase family protein (TAIR:AT2G04160.1); Has 6522 Blast hits to 5856 proteins in 960 species: Archae - 194; Bacteria - 3635; Metazoa - 89; Fungi - 206; Plants - 1959; Viruses - 0; Other Eukaryotes - 439 (source: NCBI BLink).) — translation MSMTRRYSSTQYSNKMSLQSLSSLLLLVTLFFSPAFALKKSYIVYLGSHAHLPQISSAHLDGVAHSHRTFLASFVGSHENAKEAIFYSYKRHINGFAAILDENEAAEIAKHPDVVSVFPNKGRKLHTTHSWNFMLLAKNGVVHKSSLWNKAGYGEDTIIANLDTGVWPESKSFSDEGYGAVPARWKGRCHKDVPCNRKLIGARYFNKGYLAYTGLPSNASYETCRDHDGHGSHTLSTAAGNFVPGANVFGIGNGTASGGSPKARVAAYKVCWPPVDGAECFDADILAAIEAAIEDGVDVLSASVGGDAGDYMSDGIAIGSFHAVKNGVTVVCSAGNSGPKSGTVSNVAPWVITVGASSMDREFQAFVELKNGQSFKGTSLSKPLPEEKMYSLISAADANVANGNVTDALLCKKGSLDPKKVKGKILVCLRGDNARVDKGMQAAAAGAAGMVLCNDKASGNEIISDAHVLPASQIDYKDGETLFSYLSSTKDPKGYIKAPTATLNTKPAPFMASFSSRGPNTITPGILKPDITAPGVNIIAAFTEATGPTDLDSDNRRTPFNTESGTSMSCPHISGVVGLLKTLHPHWSPAAIRSAIMTTSRTRNNRRKPMVDESFKKANPFSYGSGHVQPNKAAHPGLVYDLTTGDYLDFLCAVGYNNTVVQLFAEDPQYTCRQGANLLDFNYPSITVPNLTGSITVTRKLKNVGPPATYNARFREPLGVRVSVEPKQLTFNKTGEVKIFQMTLRPLPVTPSGYVFGELTWTDSHHYVRSPIVVQLSS, via the exons ATGAGTATGACGAGAAGATATTCGAGTACTCAATACTCAAACAAAATGAGCCTCCAAAGTttatcatctcttcttctcctcgtcactctctttttctctcctGCTTTTGCTCTTAAAAAg TCCTACATAGTGTACTTGGGATCTCACGCCCATCTTCCTCAAATCTCTTCTGCCCATCTCGATGGTGTTGCTCACTCACATCGCACTTTTCTCGCCTCTTTCGTTGGAAG CCATGAGAATGCAAAAGAAGCCATCTTTTACTCATACAAGAGACATATCAATGGCTTCGCCGCAATTCTTGACGAAAATGAAGCTGCAGAAATCGCCA AGCATCCTGATGTAGTCTCTGTATTCCccaacaaaggaagaaaactTCATACCACTCATTCATGGAATTTCATGCTCCTTGCGAAAAATGGTGTTGTTCACAAGTCCTCTCTTTGGAATAAAGCAGGATACGGAGAGGATACAATCATCGCTAACTTAGACACAG GTGTGTGGCCTGAGTCAAAAAGCTTCAGCGATGAAGGGTATGGAGCTGTTCCAGCTAGGTGGAAAGGTAGATGCCACAAGGATGTTCCTTGCAACAG GAAGCTCATCGGTGCTAGATACTTCAACAAAGGTTACTTAGCTTACACAGGCCTTCCTTCTAACGCCTCCTATGAAACCTGTCGTGACCACGATGGTCACGGTAGCCACACTCTTTCCACCGCGGCTGGTAACTTTGTTCCCGGAGCCAATGTGTTTGGTATCGGGAATGGAACAGCCAGTGGTGGTTCTCCTAAAGCTAGAGTCGCGGCTTACAAGGTGTGCTGGCCCCCTGTGGATGGCGCGGAGTGCTTTGATGCTGATATTTTGGCAGCGATTGAGGCTGCCATCGAAGACGGCGTGGATGTTCTCTCGGCTTCAGTGGGAGGAGATGCTGGAGATTACATGAGCGATGGTATAGCCATTGGATCCTTCCACGCCGTCAAAAACGGGGTGACGGTTGTGTGCTCTGCTGGAAATTCAGGTCCTAAGTCTGGCACTGTCTCAAACGTTGCACCATGGGTTATTACAGTCGGTGCTAGCTCCATGGATCGGGAGTTTCAAGCTTTTGTTGAGCTCAAAAACGGCCAAAGCTTCAAG GGAACAAGCCTCTCAAAGCCTTTGCCTGAAGAAAAGATGTATAGCCTCATCAGTGCTGCAGATGCTAATGTAGCCAATGGAAATGTGACAGATGC ATTGCTATGCAAGAAAGGTAGCCTAGACCCGAAGAAGGTGAAAGGGAAGATCTTGGTGTGTCTGAGAGGAGACAACGCACGTGTGGACAAGGGAATGCAAGCGGCTGCTGCTGGAGCTGCGGGAATGGTTCTATGCAACGACAAGGCGAGTGGAAACGAAATCATCTCAGACGCTCATGTTCTTCCTGCTTCACAAATTGACTACAAAGATGGtgaaactttgttttcttacctaagttccacaaaaGATCCCAAAGGTTACATCAAAGCACCTACCGCTACGCTGAACACAAAGCCTGCTCCTTTCATggcctctttctcttccagAGGACCAAACACCATCACACCAGGGATCCTCAAGCCCGACATCACTGCACCCGGTGTCAACATCATAGCCGCCTTCACGGAAGCCACGGGCCCTACAGACTTAGACTCTGACAATCGAAGAACTCCTTTCAACACCGAATCAGGAACTTCCATGTCCTGTCCTCACATCTCCGGTGTCGTTGGTCTTTTGAAAACACTTCACCCTCATTGGAGTCCTGCAGCTATCCGCTCAGCCATCATGACAACTTCAAGAACCAGAAACAACAGACGTAAGCCCATGGTTGATGAATCCTTCAAGAAAGCAAATCCCTTCAGCTACGGTTCAGGCCATGTCCAACCCAATAAAGCCGCCCATCCTGGTCTTGTCTATGATCTCACCACAGGAGACTACTTGGACTTCCTCTGCGCCGTTGGCTACAACAACACCGTGGTTCAACTCTTTGCCGAGGACCCACAGTACACGTGTCGCCAAGGAGCCAATCTTCTCGACTTCAACTACCCTTCAATCACTGTCCCAAACCTCACGGGCTCTATCACCGTCACCCgaaaactcaaaaacgttGGACCACCTGCTACCTACAACGCTCGTTTCCGAGAGCCACTTGGAGTTCGCGTCTCCGTGGAGCCAAAACAGCTCACGTTCAACAAAACTGGTGAAGTGAAGATATTTCAGATGACTCTTCGTCCCTTGCCAGTGACGCCTTCAGGCTACGTTTTTGGAGAGCTGACGTGGACTGATTCACATCATTACGTTAGGAGTCCCATCGTCGTCCAACTTTCAAGCTAG
- the RHL41 gene encoding C2H2-type zinc finger family protein (RESPONSIVE TO HIGH LIGHT 41 (RHL41); FUNCTIONS IN: sequence-specific DNA binding transcription factor activity, zinc ion binding, nucleic acid binding; INVOLVED IN: in 11 processes; LOCATED IN: intracellular; EXPRESSED IN: 24 plant structures; EXPRESSED DURING: 13 growth stages; CONTAINS InterPro DOMAIN/s: Zinc finger, C2H2-like (InterPro:IPR015880), Zinc finger, C2H2-type (InterPro:IPR007087); BEST Arabidopsis thaliana protein match is: C2H2-type zinc finger family protein (TAIR:AT3G46080.1); Has 1807 Blast hits to 1807 proteins in 277 species: Archae - 0; Bacteria - 0; Metazoa - 736; Fungi - 347; Plants - 385; Viruses - 0; Other Eukaryotes - 339 (source: NCBI BLink).): MVAISEIKSTVDVTAANCLMLLSRVGQENVDGGDQKRVFTCKTCLKQFHSFQALGGHRASHKKPNNDALSSGLMKKVKTSSHPCPICGVEFPMGQALGGHMRRHRNESGAAGGALVTRALLPEPTVTTLKKSSSGKRVACLDLSLGMVDNLNLKLELGRTVY, translated from the coding sequence aTGGTTGCGATATCGGAGATCAAGTCGACGGTGGATGTCACGGCGGCGAATTGTTTGATGCTTTTATCTAGAGTTGGACAAGAAAACGTTGACGGTGGCGATCAAAAACGCGTTTTCACATGTAAAACGTGTTTGAAGCAGTTTCATTCGTTCCAAGCCTTAGGAGGTCACCGTGCGAGTCACAAGAAGCCTAACAACGACGCTTTGTCGTCTggattgatgaagaaggtgaaaaCGTCGTCGCATCCTTGTCCCATATGTGGAGTGGAGTTTCCGATGGGACAAGCTTTGGGAGGACACATGAGGAGACACAGGAACGAGAGTGGGGCTGCTGGTGGCGCGTTGGTTACACGCGCTTTGTTGCCGGAGCCCACGGTGACTACGTTGAAGAAATCTAGCAGTGGGAAGAGAGTGGCTTGTTTGGATCTGAGTCTAGGGATGGTGGACAATTTGAATCTCAAGTTGGAGCTTGGAAGAACagtttattga
- a CDS encoding DNA-binding protein (unknown protein; BEST Arabidopsis thaliana protein match is: unknown protein (TAIR:AT5G13660.2); Has 174 Blast hits to 139 proteins in 16 species: Archae - 0; Bacteria - 0; Metazoa - 0; Fungi - 0; Plants - 172; Viruses - 0; Other Eukaryotes - 2 (source: NCBI BLink).), translated as MSYESKGFWVMKNNEHTSEEDSVYDHSTRDDSKRPHPWFVDSSRSEMFPNKKQAVQDPVVGLGKSNVGLPLWESSSVFQSVSNQFMDRLLGAEMPPRPLLFGDRDRTEGCSHHHQNKSIAESYMEDTSVELSISNGVEVAGGCFGGDGNRKLPVSRVKETMSTHVALEGHSQRKIESSSIQACSRENESSYINFALAGHPYGNEDSQGITFGEINDEHGVGSTSNVVGNYQSYVQDPIGTLDIVYDQETGSSQTSSGVVSEQQVAKPSLGSLPKTKAEAKSSKKEASTSFPSNVRSLISTGMLDGVPVKYVSVSREELRGVIKGSGYLCGCQTCDFTKVLNAYAFERHAGCKTKHPNNHIYFENGKTIYQIVQELRNTPESILFDVIQTVFGSPINQKAFRIWKESFQAATRELQRIYGKEERSF; from the exons ATG TCATATGAAAGCAAAGGTTTTTGGGTTATGAAGAATAATGAGCATACAAGTGAGGAAGATTCAGTGTATGATCATTCAACAAGAGATGATTCAAAGCGTCCTCATCCTTGGTTTGTTGATTCTTCTCGTTCAGAGATGTTcccaaacaagaaacaagctGTGCAAGATCCTGTTGTAGGATTAGGAAAATCAAATGTTGGTCTTCCTTTGTGGGAAAGCTCATCGGTTTTTCAGTCTGTTTCTAACCAGTTTATGGATCGGCTTCTAGGAGCTGAAATGCCTCCAAGACCTCTTTTGTTTGGTGATAGAGATAGAACGGAAGGTTGtagccaccaccaccagaaTAAGAGTATAGCTGAGAGTTATATGGAAGATACATCTGTTGAATTGTCGATATCTAATGGCGTGGAGGTTGCTGGGGGTTGTTTTGGTGGTGATGGAAATAGAAAACTTCCGGTTAGTCGGGTTAAGGAAACGATGAGTACACATGTTGCTTTAGAAGGTCATAGTCAAAGGAAAATCGAGTCGTCTTCGATACAAGCTTGTAGCCGGGAAAACGAAAGTAGCTATATAAATTTTGCACTAGCGGGTCATCCCTATGGCAATGAGGACTCTCAGGGGATCACATTTGGTGAAATAAACGATGAACATGGTGTTGGCTCTACTTCCAATGTGGTTGGAAACTATCAATCATATGTTCAAGACCCAATTGGAACATTGGATATTGTTTATGACCAAGAAACTGGGAGTTCACAAACCAGCAGCGGAGTTGTAAGCGAACAACAAGTTGCTAAACCGAGTTTAGGATCACTTCCAAAGACCAAAGCAGAGGCCAAGTCATCAAAGAAGGAAGCTTCCACAAGCTTTCCTTCAAACGTCAGAAGCTTAATATCAACCGGTATGCTCGATGGTGTTCCTGTGAAGTATGTTTCTGTCTCACGTGAG GAGCTTCGAGGAGTCATCAAAGGATCGGGTTATCTCTGCGGATGTCAAACTTGCGATTTCACAAAG GTGCTTAACGCGTATGCATTCGAGAGGCACGCTGGATGTAAAACAAAGCATCCAAACAATCATATTTACTTTGAAAACGGGAAGACGATTTATCAGATAGTTCAGGAACTGAGGAACACTCCAGAGAGCATACTGTTTGATGTGATTCAGACTGTATTTGGTTCTCCTATCAACCAGAAAGCATTTCGCATATGGAAAG AATCATTCCAAGCGGCGACTAGAGAACTTCAGCGGATCTATGGCAAAGAAGAGCGTTCCTTCTGA
- a CDS encoding Ras-related small GTP-binding family protein (Ras-related small GTP-binding family protein; FUNCTIONS IN: GTP binding; INVOLVED IN: protein transport, small GTPase mediated signal transduction; LOCATED IN: plasma membrane; EXPRESSED IN: 23 plant structures; EXPRESSED DURING: 15 growth stages; CONTAINS InterPro DOMAIN/s: Ras GTPase (InterPro:IPR001806), Small GTP-binding protein (InterPro:IPR005225), Small GTPase (InterPro:IPR020851), Ras (InterPro:IPR013753), Ras small GTPase, Rab type (InterPro:IPR003579); BEST Arabidopsis thaliana protein match is: RAB GTPase homolog 8A (TAIR:AT3G46060.3); Has 1807 Blast hits to 1807 proteins in 277 species: Archae - 0; Bacteria - 0; Metazoa - 736; Fungi - 347; Plants - 385; Viruses - 0; Other Eukaryotes - 339 (source: NCBI BLink).) — MAAPPARARADYDYLIKLLLIGDSGVGKSCLLLRFSDGSFTTSFITTIGIDFKIRTIELDGKRIKLQIWDTAGQERFRTITTAYYRGAMGILLVYDVTDESSFNNIRNWIRNIEQHASDNVNKILVGNKADMDESKRAVPKSKGQALADEYGIKFFETSAKTNLNVEEVFFSIAKDIKQRLADTDSRAEPATIKISQTDQAAGAGQATQKSACCGS; from the exons ATGGCTGCTCCACCTGCTAGAGCTAGAGCCGATTATGATTATCTCATTAAGCTTCTTCTCATCGGTGATAGCG GTGTTGGTAAAAGTTGTTTGCTTCTAAGGTTCTCTGATGGCTCTTTCACCACTAGCTTCATCACTACCATTGG TATTGATTTTAAGATAAGAACTATTGAGCTTGATGGCAAACGTATCAAGCTTCAGATTTGGGACACTGCTGGTCAAGAACGTTTTCGAACCATCACCACTG CTTATTACCGCGGGGCAATGGGGATTTTACTGGTGTATGATGTCACAGACGAGTCATCCTTCAACA ACATTAGAAACTGGATTCGTAATATTGAACAGCACGCTTCAGATAATGTCAACAAAATCTTGGTAGGAAACAAAGCTGATATGGACGAGAGCAAGAGG GCTGTGCCAAAATCAAAGGGTCAAGCACTTGCTGACGAATATGGAATCAAGTTCTTTGAAACA AGTGCCAAAACTAATCTGAATGTGGAAGAAGTTTTCTTCTCCATAGCAAAGGACATAAAGCAGAGACTCGCTGATACTGACTCTAGAGCAGAG CCTGCAACGATCAAGATCAGCCAAACAGACCAGGCTGCTGGAGCCGGACAGGCCACACAGAAGTCTGCATGCTGTGGAAGTTAA
- a CDS encoding Gibberellin-regulated family protein (Gibberellin-regulated family protein; FUNCTIONS IN: molecular_function unknown; INVOLVED IN: response to gibberellin stimulus; LOCATED IN: endomembrane system; EXPRESSED IN: 22 plant structures; EXPRESSED DURING: 13 growth stages; CONTAINS InterPro DOMAIN/s: Gibberellin regulated protein (InterPro:IPR003854); BEST Arabidopsis thaliana protein match is: Gibberellin-regulated family protein (TAIR:AT2G39540.1); Has 30201 Blast hits to 17322 proteins in 780 species: Archae - 12; Bacteria - 1396; Metazoa - 17338; Fungi - 3422; Plants - 5037; Viruses - 0; Other Eukaryotes - 2996 (source: NCBI BLink).) yields MKFPAVKVLIISLLITSSLFILSTADSSPCGGKCNVRCSKAGRQDRCLKYCNICCEKCNYCVPSGTYGNKDECPCYRDMKNSKGTSKCP; encoded by the exons ATGAAATTCCCGGCTGTAAAAGTTCTTattatctctcttctcatcaCATCTTCTTTGTTCATACTCTCAACCGCGGATTCGT CACCATGCGGAGGAAAATGCAACGTGAGATGTTCAAAGGCAGGAAGACAAGATAGGTGTCTCAAGTATTGTAATATATGTTGCGAGAAGTGTAACTATTGTGTTCCTTCAGGCACTTATGGAAACAAAGATGAATGCCCTTGTTACCGCGATATGAAGAACTCCAAAGGCACGTCCAAATGTCCTTGA